One genomic region from Mycoplasmopsis meleagridis encodes:
- the atpC gene encoding ATP synthase F1 subunit epsilon, with protein MEKTVKLKIITVHGIFFEDDIVSINLRTKTGGEITLLPNHAPFVSNIDVCKMKVVLPANIKKLFYIGVGLLYVENNIIRIITDDILGADNIDIERARKEQELLLAELSKIQNVKERAVFEYRLRKVINRIEVYNNKNK; from the coding sequence ATGGAAAAAACAGTTAAATTAAAAATCATTACAGTTCATGGTATTTTTTTTGAAGATGATATTGTTTCAATTAATTTAAGGACTAAAACAGGAGGGGAGATAACTCTTTTACCTAATCATGCGCCTTTTGTTTCAAATATAGATGTTTGCAAAATGAAAGTAGTTTTACCAGCTAATATAAAAAAACTTTTTTATATCGGAGTTGGTCTTTTATATGTTGAAAATAACATTATTCGAATCATAACTGATGATATTTTGGGGGCTGATAATATTGATATTGAAAGAGCAAGAAAAGAACAAGAATTATTACTTGCCGAATTAAGTAAAATACAAAATGTTAAAGAAAGAGCTGTATTCGAATATAGATTACGCAAGGTAATCAATAGAATTGAAGTTTACAATAACAAAAATAAATAA